From Synoicihabitans lomoniglobus, the proteins below share one genomic window:
- a CDS encoding class I SAM-dependent methyltransferase has protein sequence MNPLHDLSHLTPNLAVSKRDDMVSPGEEEAYFEIGRRALDLAMFAGRLCDKPHFQNILDLPCGHGRVMRWLRAQYDYATITGCDLDRDGVDFCAQQFGAQAVYSERDLTSLPFRDQFDFVWCGSLLTHLNTAAWLAALDCLIRWTSDCGVIMFSVQGRFFSSLLARGEHEFSDNADIETLLHNFSNTGTAFEPYFEDPDQQYGLSLVSPEYLTRVLQRYPNVIMRAYLEQAWGVQDVVILYKREGFYEPLLGTPA, from the coding sequence ATGAATCCACTCCATGACCTCAGCCATTTGACTCCGAACCTGGCCGTGTCGAAGCGCGACGATATGGTGAGTCCAGGGGAGGAGGAGGCGTATTTTGAAATCGGACGTCGCGCTTTGGATTTGGCCATGTTTGCCGGCCGACTCTGCGACAAACCTCATTTTCAAAACATTCTCGATCTTCCCTGTGGCCATGGACGGGTCATGCGGTGGCTGCGGGCGCAGTATGACTATGCGACGATCACGGGGTGTGATCTCGACCGCGATGGCGTTGATTTCTGCGCGCAACAATTCGGTGCTCAGGCGGTATATTCCGAAAGGGATCTGACGTCGCTGCCGTTTCGCGATCAGTTCGATTTTGTTTGGTGCGGGTCTTTGTTAACCCACCTGAATACCGCAGCATGGTTGGCGGCGCTGGACTGCCTCATCCGGTGGACGAGCGATTGCGGCGTGATCATGTTTTCCGTTCAAGGCCGGTTTTTTTCCAGTCTGTTGGCTCGGGGGGAACACGAGTTTTCCGACAACGCGGACATCGAGACTTTACTCCATAATTTCAGTAATACCGGCACGGCATTTGAGCCGTATTTTGAGGATCCTGACCAACAATATGGCCTTTCTTTGGTATCGCCCGAATATCTCACGCGCGTGCTGCAACGTTATCCCAACGTCATCATGCGAGCCTATTTGGAACAAGCGTGGGGCGTGCAGGACGTCGTGATTCTTTATAAGCGGGAAGGCTTCTACGAGCCTCTACTAGGAACGCCCGCGTAG
- a CDS encoding endo-1,4-beta-xylanase, with product MSPFQRCIVAALLTLAAAAPAVAQLEHRQSAYTVQVQNPGGTPLAGATVRVEMMNPAFRFGTAIVFGELYAGQSEYDVKGIDALQNYFNSVTFGNYMKWSYIEGRSDAATLSTINDVHALNAFGSGDDMRLRGHVTVWGAQYQLPADLRAMTDPAAVQTRIRNHVTDYHTLFKDAGVDNFDLYNEHFHEREFIIEKAVPSGGLADEAAEVAEWFKAAKAADPEAVLFINEYNILNFWQENDSDVIAYKTFVDAVRDAGGPVDGIGLQAHMDRLTTKAQALRRFSILSAPMAPTANHPEGLPGLRLEVTELDINTQGWTSATPAQQAEVTANVLDASFEHPAVDGVTIWGMRDSIHWRDNSILFDDSDPDNWVVKPSGQAWIDRVKGTWWTDIGGLSGSTGRYTGTVFKGKHRITVSYLGETKEYIRDITADGNLTVEFDAEPIDTSASFLSNLSVRAPLDADQTLSLGFVVDGGSKSVLTRVAGPALASFGITNFMPDPQLEIRQGETVIATNNDWDAATVSATADGLGAFTMDPGSKDTALIAAVSGPNTVEISGDAAGVVLSEVYDTAASSTGPRLSNVSALNFTSSGDNVLTAGFVVGGSGQARLLIRGVGPTLAELGVPNTLVDPKITVFQGSTVVATNDNWDGSLAGVASEVGAFALTAGSKDAALLAVVNAEGASYTVQVVGADGGTGRALIEVYEIR from the coding sequence ATGTCCCCATTTCAACGCTGCATCGTTGCCGCTCTATTAACCCTGGCTGCCGCCGCCCCGGCGGTGGCTCAACTGGAACATCGACAGAGCGCGTATACCGTGCAGGTCCAAAACCCGGGCGGCACGCCGCTGGCGGGGGCCACGGTGCGGGTGGAAATGATGAATCCGGCCTTCCGATTTGGCACCGCCATCGTCTTCGGGGAGCTCTACGCCGGTCAGTCGGAATACGACGTAAAGGGAATCGACGCCCTGCAAAACTACTTCAACTCGGTCACGTTCGGAAACTACATGAAGTGGAGTTACATCGAAGGTCGGTCGGATGCGGCCACGTTGAGCACCATCAATGATGTTCACGCGCTCAATGCCTTCGGCAGCGGCGACGACATGCGACTGCGCGGACACGTCACGGTGTGGGGCGCGCAATACCAATTGCCGGCCGACTTGCGGGCAATGACCGATCCGGCGGCGGTGCAGACCCGTATCCGCAACCATGTTACCGATTACCATACGCTGTTCAAAGATGCCGGCGTCGATAATTTCGATCTCTACAACGAGCACTTTCATGAGCGCGAATTCATCATCGAAAAAGCCGTGCCGTCGGGGGGGCTGGCGGATGAGGCCGCGGAGGTGGCGGAGTGGTTCAAGGCCGCCAAGGCCGCCGACCCCGAGGCGGTGCTGTTCATCAATGAATACAATATTCTGAATTTTTGGCAGGAAAACGACAGCGACGTGATCGCCTACAAAACCTTCGTCGATGCGGTGCGCGACGCCGGCGGCCCGGTGGACGGCATCGGACTGCAAGCTCACATGGACCGTCTGACCACGAAAGCCCAAGCGCTGCGTCGGTTCAGTATTCTTTCCGCTCCCATGGCCCCCACGGCCAACCACCCGGAAGGGTTGCCCGGCCTGCGGCTGGAAGTCACCGAGCTCGATATCAATACGCAGGGTTGGACGTCGGCCACACCCGCGCAACAAGCCGAAGTCACGGCCAATGTGCTGGATGCTTCCTTTGAGCATCCGGCGGTGGATGGCGTCACGATCTGGGGCATGCGGGATTCGATCCACTGGCGGGACAACTCCATCCTCTTCGATGATTCCGATCCGGACAATTGGGTGGTCAAACCCAGTGGACAGGCGTGGATCGATCGGGTCAAAGGCACGTGGTGGACCGATATTGGCGGTCTTTCCGGCAGCACCGGCCGCTATACCGGCACGGTTTTCAAAGGAAAGCACCGGATCACGGTCAGCTATTTGGGCGAGACCAAGGAATACATTCGCGACATCACGGCGGATGGAAATCTGACCGTGGAATTCGATGCCGAGCCGATTGATACCTCCGCGAGTTTCCTGAGTAATCTTTCCGTGCGCGCCCCTCTCGACGCCGATCAGACGCTGAGCCTTGGTTTTGTCGTCGATGGCGGCAGCAAGAGCGTTTTAACCCGGGTCGCCGGACCGGCGTTGGCGAGTTTTGGTATCACCAACTTTATGCCCGACCCGCAATTGGAGATCCGTCAGGGCGAAACGGTGATCGCAACCAACAACGATTGGGATGCCGCCACCGTGTCCGCGACCGCGGACGGTCTCGGCGCTTTCACGATGGATCCCGGCAGCAAGGACACCGCCTTGATCGCGGCCGTTTCCGGGCCCAATACCGTCGAAATCAGCGGTGATGCCGCGGGTGTGGTGCTCAGTGAAGTTTACGACACGGCCGCAAGTTCGACCGGTCCGCGCTTGTCCAATGTCTCGGCCCTCAACTTCACCAGCAGCGGCGATAATGTGCTGACTGCGGGCTTTGTGGTCGGCGGTTCGGGCCAAGCCCGGCTGTTGATCCGCGGGGTCGGCCCGACTTTGGCGGAACTCGGGGTGCCCAACACCTTGGTCGACCCCAAAATCACTGTTTTCCAGGGGAGCACCGTGGTCGCCACCAACGACAACTGGGACGGCAGTTTGGCGGGTGTAGCCAGCGAAGTCGGAGCGTTTGCCTTAACTGCCGGAAGCAAAGACGCCGCTTTACTCGCAGTGGTGAACGCAGAAGGCGCGTCCTATACGGTTCAAGTCGTCGGGGCCGACGGCGGCACGGGCCGGGCTCTCATCGAAGTTTACGAAATTCGATGA
- a CDS encoding sialate O-acetylesterase, whose translation MKTLLTLALTLTAASLATAGDTAPADMHLFLLAGQSNMAGRGEIDPTDNEALANVFVLDATGEWEPAIEPYHYDKSFAAAGLARSFAEAYLRDHPGTVIGFIPTACGGSPVSAWQPGIYFEATDSHPWDDAVGRLSIARKHGTLKGVLWHQGESDSHPALAPAYQSALVDLIQRFHTDLTVGNVPIILGQIGRFEGKPWGEPNLTIDRSIRAVAREQARVGFVSAEGLTAKPDGIHFNTASLREFGRRYYVEFQRVASTSDTP comes from the coding sequence ATGAAAACGCTGCTGACCCTTGCTCTCACCTTGACCGCCGCCTCACTTGCGACCGCGGGCGATACCGCGCCGGCGGACATGCATCTCTTTTTATTGGCCGGCCAGTCGAATATGGCAGGCCGAGGTGAAATTGATCCGACCGACAATGAGGCGTTGGCGAATGTCTTCGTGCTCGACGCCACCGGAGAGTGGGAGCCCGCGATCGAGCCTTATCACTACGACAAGTCATTCGCCGCGGCGGGGTTGGCGCGCTCGTTTGCCGAAGCCTATCTGCGCGACCATCCGGGCACGGTCATCGGCTTTATTCCCACTGCTTGCGGAGGCTCACCGGTGTCGGCCTGGCAGCCGGGAATCTATTTTGAAGCCACGGACAGTCATCCGTGGGATGACGCGGTCGGGCGCCTGTCCATCGCGCGAAAGCACGGCACGCTCAAAGGCGTCTTGTGGCACCAAGGGGAAAGCGACAGTCATCCCGCACTGGCTCCGGCATATCAATCGGCCTTGGTGGATTTGATTCAACGATTTCACACCGATTTGACTGTGGGGAACGTGCCAATAATTCTGGGTCAAATAGGGCGGTTCGAGGGCAAGCCCTGGGGCGAGCCGAACCTGACGATCGATCGCTCGATTCGGGCGGTGGCTCGTGAACAGGCGAGGGTGGGTTTCGTCTCGGCCGAGGGGCTGACGGCAAAGCCGGACGGCATTCACTTTAACACCGCTTCGCTACGCGAGTTCGGCCGTCGCTACTACGTGGAATTTCAACGCGTAGCGTCGACCTCGGACACTCCCTAA
- the typA gene encoding translational GTPase TypA has protein sequence MNQNIRNIAIIAHVDHGKTTLVDTLLKQGGAFRANQQVDDRAMDSMDLEREKGITIKAKNTSVHWADKIINIVDTPGHADFGGEVERALRMVDGVLLLVDAYDGPQAQTRFVLRKALGHGLKVIIVLNKIDRENADPKEMYEKVLELLLELNATEEQFDAPVVFGSGRDGYMMRKLDDEKKDLTPLFEVILEHVPPPFARPNQPFHMLVSNIDWSDYVGRIAVGKILGGEVKIGDNVHIIRNRDGKRARGKITKVLEFSGLGTVETSNAVAGNIVGLSGFEDIDIGDTLTADPDGHALPFTDIDPPTLEMQLAVNDGPLVGKEGKFVTSRQLRERLYKEVKTNISIFVEDAAAGGAFNVKARGAMQIAVLVETMRREGFELLVSRPTVITKEVDGAIQEPYETVWIEVPDDCVGAIMQNLANRKGQLTNMEKLNATTMIEATITTRGLIGMEVDLVNATSGHGVMSHLFKEYGPWAGDLSTRITGTLIATEAGVTTAYALETIQERGKLFVGAGEDVYEGMIIGENPRDEGIPVNAVKAKQLTNFRSQGDGKGIQLTPAIKMSLERCIEYIAPDEYVEVTPSTLRLRKKILNSNERRKAERAGKSGA, from the coding sequence ATGAACCAGAACATCCGCAACATCGCCATTATTGCCCACGTCGACCATGGGAAGACCACCCTCGTCGACACCTTGCTCAAGCAGGGCGGCGCCTTTCGCGCCAACCAACAGGTCGACGACCGGGCCATGGACTCCATGGACCTTGAACGTGAGAAAGGTATCACGATCAAGGCCAAGAACACGTCCGTGCACTGGGCGGACAAGATCATCAACATCGTCGACACCCCCGGTCACGCGGACTTCGGCGGCGAGGTGGAGCGCGCGCTGCGGATGGTCGACGGCGTATTGCTCCTGGTCGACGCCTACGACGGCCCCCAGGCCCAGACGCGTTTCGTGCTGCGCAAAGCTTTGGGCCACGGCCTCAAGGTCATCATCGTGCTCAACAAGATTGACCGCGAGAACGCCGACCCGAAGGAGATGTATGAGAAGGTGCTCGAGCTCCTGCTCGAACTCAACGCGACCGAGGAACAGTTCGATGCCCCCGTCGTTTTCGGTTCCGGACGCGACGGCTACATGATGCGCAAACTCGACGACGAGAAAAAGGATCTCACGCCGTTGTTCGAGGTCATCCTCGAGCACGTGCCGCCGCCCTTCGCCCGCCCCAACCAACCCTTCCACATGTTGGTCTCCAACATCGATTGGAGCGACTACGTCGGCCGTATCGCCGTCGGCAAGATTCTCGGTGGCGAGGTCAAGATCGGCGACAACGTGCACATCATTCGCAACCGCGACGGCAAACGCGCCCGCGGTAAGATCACCAAGGTGCTCGAGTTCTCGGGTCTCGGCACGGTCGAGACGAGCAACGCCGTCGCCGGCAACATTGTGGGTCTCTCGGGTTTCGAGGACATCGACATCGGCGACACCCTGACCGCCGATCCGGACGGTCATGCCCTGCCCTTCACCGATATCGACCCGCCCACGCTGGAGATGCAGCTGGCGGTCAACGACGGTCCGCTCGTCGGCAAGGAAGGCAAGTTCGTCACCTCCCGTCAGCTCCGGGAACGTCTCTATAAGGAGGTCAAAACCAACATCTCGATTTTCGTCGAAGATGCCGCCGCCGGTGGTGCTTTCAACGTCAAGGCCCGTGGCGCCATGCAAATCGCGGTGCTCGTTGAAACGATGCGCCGCGAGGGCTTCGAGCTCCTCGTTTCCCGTCCGACCGTCATCACCAAGGAAGTCGATGGGGCGATTCAGGAGCCCTACGAAACGGTTTGGATCGAAGTGCCCGATGATTGTGTCGGCGCCATCATGCAGAACCTCGCCAACCGCAAGGGTCAGCTCACCAACATGGAAAAGCTCAACGCGACCACCATGATCGAAGCCACCATCACCACCCGGGGCTTGATCGGCATGGAGGTCGACCTCGTCAATGCCACCAGCGGCCACGGTGTCATGTCCCATTTGTTCAAGGAATACGGCCCGTGGGCCGGCGATCTCAGCACCCGTATCACCGGCACGTTGATCGCCACCGAAGCCGGCGTGACGACCGCTTACGCGCTTGAGACCATTCAGGAGCGGGGCAAACTCTTCGTCGGTGCCGGCGAGGATGTTTACGAGGGCATGATCATCGGTGAAAACCCGCGCGACGAAGGCATCCCGGTCAACGCCGTGAAGGCCAAGCAGCTGACGAATTTCCGTTCGCAAGGTGACGGCAAGGGCATCCAATTGACCCCCGCCATCAAGATGTCGCTCGAGCGCTGTATCGAATACATCGCTCCGGACGAATACGTCGAAGTGACGCCGTCCACGCTGCGCCTGCGAAAGAAAATTCTCAACAGCAACGAACGCCGCAAGGCGGAACGAGCGGGTAAATCGGGCGCCTGA
- a CDS encoding ATP-binding response regulator: MSPTNLNPSPVVLIVDDSARSRALLRALLLPEGYQLLEATTGLEALAVAQADTPDVILLDVMMPGIDGFETCRRVRQHETLREVPIVLLTALNDRESRLAGLSAGADDFLSKPIDTTELKIRLKTITRINRFRSLYEERARFEQAINHAPDGLVVTNAAGNIIIVNRAAQEMLSEDAPLSGNFHGWLTPAASAELEASLDAVQRRHSRPLTTELVYARRFPNQVEITAARLPGNSLIFSLRDITERRELEQQLISIQRLDVLGLLAGGIAHDLNNILCAVEGTASLLLLQAAGKERQQLETIQSHSQRGAEMLSQLLSFSRGSDADISAVDIGEAAKEVAQIAAKTFPSDVEVRFESPLLTTPPLITANAGQLHQIFMNLCVNARDAMPSGGQIIIAVGEETESSRDVAADPARPETGDYVTVSIRDTGTGIAPEVRARIFEPFFSTKSRRAGTGLGLAMVTRLVNLHHGFLSLQSTPGEGSTFTCHFPRSQPLNPGDLPRLPTC; encoded by the coding sequence GTGTCACCAACCAACTTAAACCCTTCCCCCGTAGTCCTGATCGTGGATGACAGCGCCCGTTCGCGTGCGTTGCTGCGTGCATTGTTGCTGCCGGAAGGCTACCAATTGCTCGAAGCCACGACCGGCCTGGAAGCGCTGGCGGTGGCGCAGGCGGACACCCCGGATGTAATTTTACTCGATGTGATGATGCCCGGAATCGACGGCTTCGAGACCTGTCGGCGTGTTCGCCAGCACGAGACCTTGCGGGAGGTGCCCATTGTGCTGCTGACGGCCTTGAACGATCGCGAATCGAGGTTGGCCGGTTTGAGCGCCGGTGCGGATGACTTTCTCTCGAAGCCGATCGATACCACGGAGTTGAAAATCCGCCTCAAGACCATCACCCGCATCAATCGCTTCCGTTCGCTCTACGAAGAGCGCGCCCGGTTTGAGCAGGCCATCAACCACGCGCCGGACGGATTGGTGGTCACCAATGCCGCCGGTAATATTATCATCGTGAATCGCGCCGCGCAGGAAATGCTCAGCGAAGACGCGCCGCTTTCGGGAAACTTTCATGGGTGGTTGACTCCTGCCGCCAGCGCCGAACTCGAGGCCTCACTCGATGCCGTCCAACGCAGGCATTCCCGTCCCTTGACGACGGAATTGGTCTACGCCCGGCGCTTTCCGAATCAGGTCGAAATCACGGCCGCCCGACTGCCCGGCAACTCGCTCATTTTTAGTCTTCGCGACATCACCGAACGCCGTGAACTCGAACAACAACTCATCAGTATTCAACGTTTGGATGTGCTGGGATTGCTGGCGGGAGGCATCGCGCACGATCTGAACAATATTCTCTGCGCGGTCGAAGGCACGGCGTCACTGCTGCTCCTGCAAGCAGCGGGCAAGGAGAGGCAGCAACTTGAGACGATCCAATCCCACAGTCAGCGCGGGGCGGAGATGCTGTCCCAATTGCTAAGCTTTTCCCGGGGATCAGATGCGGACATCAGCGCAGTCGACATCGGCGAAGCCGCCAAAGAGGTCGCTCAAATCGCCGCCAAAACGTTTCCGTCGGATGTGGAGGTGCGGTTCGAGTCCCCGCTCTTGACGACGCCCCCGCTCATCACCGCCAACGCCGGTCAGCTTCACCAGATTTTCATGAATCTGTGTGTTAACGCCCGAGACGCCATGCCCTCGGGAGGTCAAATCATCATCGCCGTCGGCGAAGAAACCGAATCGTCCCGGGACGTGGCCGCCGACCCCGCGCGTCCGGAGACGGGTGATTACGTCACCGTATCGATCCGTGACACTGGCACCGGCATAGCCCCGGAAGTCAGAGCGCGCATCTTTGAGCCTTTCTTTTCCACCAAATCCCGCCGCGCCGGCACCGGGCTCGGTCTCGCCATGGTAACGCGACTGGTAAACCTGCATCACGGTTTCCTGAGCCTGCAATCGACCCCCGGGGAAGGCTCCACCTTCACGTGCCATTTCCCTCGCAGCCAGCCCTTAAATCCCGGGGATTTGCCCCGCCTTCCGACTTGCTAA